The Helianthus annuus cultivar XRQ/B chromosome 16, HanXRQr2.0-SUNRISE, whole genome shotgun sequence genome includes a window with the following:
- the LOC110919121 gene encoding velvet complex subunit B-like yields MSLRTFCNGLQYTYSLVIGQAGWWACAHPSLHFNPPLPPPTSTAANNHHQLPTHPPTFNLIHHHPLPPPLTTTINHPPTSSASQPTKIQIYENKSSPSQTPPPSPSDSVLIKHLHHHRRSQTTPSSLSDSVLLKHLHNHHRSQTPPPSSSFSNTSNITIVLKHIHRRRRSQTHPPSPLDSPPLSEIYREKRERT; encoded by the coding sequence ATGAGCCTGAGGACTTTTTGTAATGGGCTGCAATACACTTACAGTCTGGTTATTGGGCAGGCTGGATGGTGGGCCTGTGCCCACCCTAGCCTTCACTTCAatccaccactaccaccacccacTTCCACCGCCGCTAACAACCACCATCAACTACCCACCCATCCACCCACCTTCAATTTAATACACCACCACCCACTTCCACCACCGCTAACAACCACCATCAACCACCCACCCACCTCTTCAGCCTcccaaccaacaaaaatccagaTCTATGAAAACAAATCCAGTCCTTCTCAAACACCTCCACCATCGCCGTCGGATTCAGTCCTTATCAAACACCTCCACCATCACCGTCGTTCTCAAACAACTCCATCATCGCTGTCGGATTCAGTCCTTCTCAAACACCTCCACAATCACCATCGTTCTCAAACACCTCCACCATCGTCGTCATTCTCAAACACCTCCAACATCACCATCGTTCTCAAACACATCCACCGTCGTCGTCGTTCTCAAACACATCCACCATCACCGTTGGATTCGCCGCCACTGTCGGAGATATACAGAGAGAAGAGGGAGAGAACATGA
- the LOC110915958 gene encoding phosphatidylinositol/phosphatidylcholine transfer protein SFH12: protein MSAAAVMSGPLVGLEKTETETYEEKKRKLSFKQRAINASNKLRSSFGKKSRKNSKAVSVVEHVHDADEIKAVDALRQALILEELLPAKHDDYHMMLRFLKARKFDIEKTKQMWSDMLKWRRDYGTDTIMEDFDFKEKEDVIKHYPQGHHGVDKEGRPVYIEQLGKVDATKLMQATTLERYLKYHVTEFERTFNDKFPACSIAAKKHIDQSTTILDVQGVGLKNMNKSARELIQHLQNIDGNNYPETLCRMYIINAGSGFRLLWSTVKSFLDPKTTAKIHVLGTKYQNQLLEMIDASQLPTFLGGACTCADKGGCLRSDKGPWQDPEIMKMVRNGQHKCSKNLIPEEKTISEDLSANMKSSPLKEEAEDIKQPNLPSVLVEASLKNHHPTADVKSDHTPMVDKTVDHPKPKPKVAIAKDMDYYPIQETYKPTSTHDKLGNHLISGVMTLVMGIMTMVRMTNNMPKRLTDATLYSNGIHDDNNDDIVKKLKSRPYTGQTPAVSTAEYLSIMKRMGELEEKVIILESRPVEMPQEKEDILNKALSRVEALELELAATKKSLEESLSQQREFMAYLEKKKKKKKRFFGF, encoded by the exons ATGAGTGCTGCTGCTGTTATGTCTGGACCACTAGTCg GTTTAGAAAAAACCGAAACAGAAACTTATGAAGAGAAGAAACGTAAGCTCTCTTTTAAACAAAGGGCTATAAATGCATCCAACAAATTGAGGAGTTCATTTGGCAAAAAAAGCAGGAAAAATAGTAAAGCCGTGTCGGTTGTTGAACATGTACACGATGCTGATGAAATAAAGGCGGTTGATGCTTTACGTCAAGCGTTGATTTTGGAAGAATTATTACCTGCAAAGCATGATGATTACCACATGATGCTAAG ATTTTTGAAGGCTAGAAAATTTGATATTGAGAAGACCAAACAAATGTGGTCTGATATGCTCAAATGGAGGAGGGATTACGGTACAGACACCATTATGGAG GATTTTGATTTCAAGGAAAAAGAGGATGTGATCAAACACTATCCACAAGGACACCATGGTGTTGATAAAGAAGGAAGACCCGTCTATATCGAGCAACTTGGTAAAGTTGATGCTACCAAGCTTATGCAAGCCACAACGCTAGAACGTTATCTTAAGTACCATGTGACGGAGTTTGAAAGAACTTTTAATGATAAGTTCCCAGCTTGTTCAATTGCGGCGAAAAAACACATTGATCAAAGTACCACCATCCTTGATGTACAAGGAGTT GGACTAAAAAACATGAACAAATCCGCTAGGGAACTTATCCAGCATCTCCAGAACATTGATGGTAACAATTACCCTGAG ACGTTATGCCGCATGTACATTATCAATGCGGGGTCCGGGTTTAGGCTTTTGTGGAGCACAGTGAAATCCTTCCTTGACCCAAAGACGACTGCTAAGATTCAT GTTCTGGGCACAAAATACCAAAACCAGCTCTTGGAAATGATTGACGCCAG TCAACTTCCAACATTCTTGGGCGGTGCGTGCACTTGTGCTGATAAAGGCGGTTGCTTGCGGTCAGATAAGGGCCCGTGGCAAGACCCGGAGATTATGAAG ATGGTCCGCAATGGACAGCACAAATGTTCAAAGAATCTAATCCCCGAAGAAAAGACCATTTCCGAGGACTTGTCTGCAAATATG AAAAGCTCTCCTTTAAAGGAAGAGGCTGAGGATATCAAGCAACCGAATCTCCCTTCCGTATTAGTAGAa GCTTCATTGAAAAACCACCACCCAACCGCCGATGTGAAAAGCGACCACACGCCAATGGTCGACAAGACTGTAGATCATCCTAAACCAAAGCCGAAAGTGGCCATTGCTAAAGATATGGATTATTATCCGATCCAAGAAACTTACAAACCTACTTCCACTCATGACAAGCTAGGAAACCACCTAATATCAGGCGTGATGACGTTAGTTATGGGAATTATGACCATGGTCCGTATGACAAACAACATGCCCAAAAGGCTTACGGATGCCACACTTTACTCTAACGGCATCCATGATGATAATAATGATGATATAGTTAAGAAACTGAAATCTAGACCGTACACTGGGCAAACGCCAGCTGTCTCGACTGCTGAGTATCTCTCGATAATGAAACGAATGGGAGAGTTGGAGGAAAAGGTTATTATTCTTGAAAGTCGACCGGTTGAGATGCCCCAAGAGAAAGAGGATATACTAAACAAGGCTTTGTCTAGGGTTGAAGCATTGGAGCTTGAACTTGCTGCTACCAAGAAG TCTCTTGAGGAATCCCTTTCTCAACAAAGAGAATTCATGGCATACCttgagaaaaagaagaagaaaaagaagagattttTCGGTTTCTAA